In Kaistia defluvii, one genomic interval encodes:
- the ctaD gene encoding cytochrome c oxidase subunit I, giving the protein MDEGNTRARSSIRLHKELSAIWDAPPGWGRLAAVNHTTIGKRFMLTAFVFFLIGGLLGMLIRAQLATSGSAFIGAPIYNQIFTMHGTIMMFLFAIPMFEGFAIYLLPKMLGARDMAFPRLTAYGYWCYLFGGSILIVALLAGVAPNGGWFLYTPLNSQPYSPGINADIWLLGITFVEISALSAAIEIIVSILRLRAPGMSIERMPIMAWYLLVTAFMMLFGFPPLILGSILLELERAFDLPFFDPTRGGDSLLWQHLFWLFGHPEVYIIFLPAAGAVSMMIPTFARHELVGYRSVILAVMAVGFLSFGLWVHHMFTVGIPHLALAFFSAASGLVAIPTAVQLFSWIATIAQGRPRFDVPMLYLGGAFVVFILGGLTGVMLAMVPFNFQAHDTHFVVAHLHYVLVGGFVFPLLAATYYWLPHITGRMARHSVSVPAFWLLFGGFNLTFFIMHLTGLLGMPRRVWTYPEAAGWDIFNLISSVGSFVMAAGFALFAVDIVLQLRFGERFRRNPWRARTLEWATPTPPPSYAFASLPVISDRADRLDPDRIGPELAAGRGYLGAARNGWMETLGVDIASGEPREVVILPRPTYLPLFTALATGAFVLCLLFKAYALSIVPLLVVLGLFLAWTVSSGSRRDLEDLPIAPGKTAPPHWQVERPPSWWAMSFTLTADGVFFASLLFGVLFLRVVSPDWPASQGPVLDLRLALPAIAAAGLAALAGRHAVRRLLSGRPLAVALVACAGAHLAAMALLVAMIVALGDPTVHANRATIFALLAFAALHAALGMIFAAFGLWRERSGLLSPARSVDLRIGAMWHGASAVVVTIALLFAWIGSAP; this is encoded by the coding sequence ATGGACGAAGGCAACACCCGGGCCCGGAGCAGCATCAGGCTGCACAAGGAGCTCAGCGCCATCTGGGATGCGCCGCCGGGCTGGGGGCGATTGGCCGCGGTGAACCACACCACGATCGGAAAGCGCTTCATGCTGACCGCCTTCGTGTTCTTCCTGATCGGCGGATTGCTGGGCATGCTGATCCGCGCGCAGCTGGCGACCTCCGGCAGCGCCTTCATCGGCGCGCCGATCTACAACCAGATCTTCACCATGCACGGGACCATCATGATGTTCCTGTTCGCGATCCCGATGTTCGAGGGGTTCGCGATCTACCTGCTGCCGAAGATGCTGGGTGCGCGCGACATGGCCTTTCCGCGCCTCACCGCCTATGGCTACTGGTGCTATCTGTTCGGCGGCTCGATCCTGATCGTGGCGCTGCTGGCGGGCGTGGCGCCCAATGGCGGCTGGTTCCTGTACACGCCGCTCAACTCGCAGCCCTATTCGCCGGGCATCAACGCGGATATCTGGCTGCTCGGCATCACCTTCGTGGAGATCTCGGCGCTGTCGGCGGCGATCGAGATCATCGTCAGCATCCTGCGCCTGCGGGCGCCGGGCATGTCGATCGAGCGGATGCCGATCATGGCCTGGTACCTGCTGGTCACCGCCTTCATGATGCTGTTCGGCTTTCCGCCGCTCATCCTGGGCTCCATCCTTCTCGAGCTGGAGCGGGCGTTCGACCTGCCGTTCTTCGATCCGACGCGCGGCGGCGACTCCCTGCTTTGGCAGCACCTCTTCTGGCTGTTCGGACACCCCGAGGTCTACATCATCTTCCTGCCGGCGGCCGGAGCCGTGTCGATGATGATCCCGACCTTTGCCCGGCACGAGCTCGTCGGATATCGCAGCGTCATTCTGGCGGTGATGGCCGTGGGCTTCCTCTCCTTCGGGCTCTGGGTGCATCACATGTTCACCGTCGGCATCCCGCATCTCGCGCTCGCCTTCTTCTCGGCCGCGAGCGGGCTGGTCGCGATCCCGACGGCGGTCCAGCTCTTCTCCTGGATCGCGACGATCGCCCAAGGCCGGCCCCGCTTCGACGTGCCGATGCTCTATCTCGGCGGCGCCTTCGTCGTGTTCATCCTGGGCGGGCTGACCGGTGTCATGCTGGCCATGGTGCCGTTCAACTTCCAGGCTCATGACACGCATTTCGTCGTGGCCCATCTCCATTACGTGCTCGTCGGCGGCTTCGTCTTTCCGCTGCTCGCCGCCACCTATTACTGGCTGCCCCACATCACGGGCCGCATGGCGCGGCATTCCGTGTCCGTCCCGGCTTTCTGGCTGCTGTTCGGCGGCTTCAACCTGACCTTCTTCATCATGCACCTGACCGGGCTCCTGGGGATGCCCCGCCGCGTCTGGACCTATCCCGAGGCTGCCGGCTGGGACATCTTCAACCTGATTTCCTCGGTCGGAAGCTTCGTGATGGCAGCGGGCTTCGCGCTCTTCGCCGTCGACATCGTCCTTCAGCTCCGCTTCGGCGAGCGGTTCCGGCGCAATCCGTGGCGCGCGCGGACCCTGGAATGGGCAACGCCCACGCCGCCGCCCTCTTATGCCTTCGCCTCGCTGCCGGTCATTTCGGACCGGGCGGATCGTCTCGATCCGGATCGGATCGGGCCTGAGCTCGCCGCTGGCCGCGGCTATCTCGGCGCCGCGCGAAACGGATGGATGGAGACGCTCGGCGTCGATATCGCCTCCGGCGAGCCGCGCGAAGTGGTCATCCTCCCCAGGCCGACCTATCTGCCGCTCTTCACCGCGCTGGCGACCGGGGCCTTCGTGCTGTGCCTGCTGTTCAAGGCCTATGCGCTGTCGATCGTGCCGCTCCTGGTCGTGCTCGGGCTTTTCCTCGCCTGGACGGTCAGCTCCGGCAGCCGGCGGGATCTCGAGGATCTCCCGATTGCGCCGGGAAAGACCGCTCCGCCGCATTGGCAGGTCGAGCGGCCCCCGTCCTGGTGGGCGATGAGCTTCACGCTGACGGCGGATGGGGTCTTCTTCGCCTCGCTGCTGTTCGGCGTGCTGTTCCTGCGGGTGGTGTCGCCGGATTGGCCGGCCTCGCAGGGTCCCGTGCTGGATCTTCGCCTAGCCCTGCCGGCGATTGCCGCGGCCGGGCTGGCCGCCCTGGCGGGTCGTCACGCCGTGCGGCGTCTCCTGTCCGGCCGTCCGCTCGCCGTGGCGCTCGTCGCCTGCGCGGGAGCCCATCTGGCGGCGATGGCGCTCCTGGTCGCGATGATAGTGGCGCTGGGCGATCCGACCGTTCATGCCAATCGCGCGACGATCTTCGCCCTGCTCGCCTTCGCAGCCCTCCACGCGGCGCTCGGAATGATCTTTGCTGCCTTTGGCCTCTGGCGGGAAAGAAGCGGGCTTCTTTCCCCGGCCCGCAGCGTCGATCTGCGCATTGGCGCGATGTGGCACGGCGCTTCGGCCGTCGTCGTCACGATCGCGCTTCTGTTTGCGTGGATCGGGTCCGCCCCCTAG
- a CDS encoding HdeA/HdeB family chaperone, which translates to MKRYLLIAIAALCVGFAGQATAKEVDMSKLTCKEVGAMPPARIAGVAMWMSGYVHGKAGNTMVDSEAAHANAEKIAAYCKSNASATLTSAVEAVFKK; encoded by the coding sequence ATGAAACGTTATCTTCTGATAGCCATTGCAGCTCTGTGTGTCGGATTCGCTGGCCAGGCCACGGCCAAGGAAGTCGACATGTCCAAGCTCACCTGCAAAGAGGTTGGCGCCATGCCACCGGCCAGGATTGCGGGCGTCGCCATGTGGATGAGCGGCTATGTCCATGGCAAGGCCGGCAACACCATGGTGGACAGCGAGGCCGCTCACGCCAATGCCGAGAAGATCGCCGCCTATTGCAAGAGCAATGCGAGCGCCACGCTGACGAGCGCCGTGGAAGCCGTCTTCAAGAAATAG
- a CDS encoding response regulator, which translates to MSAVDLVEEAGFKAVEADNADEALAILQSGEPIHGVFTDIDMPGSIDGVGLANVVRKQWPGIVILVASGKRRVSEVQLPDGAHYFPKPYDAKSIIRTLEDRLPD; encoded by the coding sequence ATGTCCGCGGTCGACCTTGTCGAGGAAGCGGGCTTCAAGGCCGTCGAAGCCGATAATGCGGACGAGGCCCTGGCTATCCTTCAGAGCGGCGAGCCCATCCATGGCGTCTTCACCGATATCGACATGCCGGGCTCGATCGATGGCGTGGGATTGGCCAATGTGGTCCGCAAACAATGGCCGGGGATCGTGATCCTTGTCGCGTCGGGCAAGCGGCGCGTTTCCGAGGTTCAACTGCCGGATGGGGCTCACTACTTCCCCAAGCCCTATGACGCGAAATCGATCATCCGGACTTTGGAAGATCGCTTGCCGGACTAG
- a CDS encoding HWE histidine kinase domain-containing protein, producing MDLEERRLAALASYDVLDTPREREFDEIARLASDICETPIAVVNLIGTSRQFFKAEVGLGVRETPFESSFCARAILEDDFLLVPDATKDKRFDCNPLVTGEPHLRFYAGALLKTSDGLPIGTVCVLGYEPKTLTELQQRTLRVLAGQVMAQLELRKILRTQARELAIERRLSARRQAQASKLGRVSDEARLEEERYRAAHGAGRVGVFEIDVPTGQMTVSEEFCRIFGVPVRRHYPASTFENIVLPEDRRAISSDDSRREGTAELDVEYRIRRENDQSLRWISRRARFTVGETGVDRMIGIILDITESKQKDVRTQALLSLGDRLRVAQSTQEAVRIAAETLGEGLGVNRAGYSTIDLPANAFVIEFNWLEPGASSMEGRHPLTAFQSTISRLENGETLAVPNIPAAPWLGEDALSYEAEGIRSFIKVPILEAGTLIGILFAHDDTPRFWTNDEMAFAWGVADRTYAALGKLRAEAQQRLLNEELSHRLKNTLAMVQAIAGQTLKNVTEQVAVKAFTSRLQSLSAAHDVLLQQSWTAADMREIVQAVLRPHAEPERFSISGPELKIGPKAGLSISLILHELATNALKYGSLSNSEGHVDISWEIQGEAGDSRLVFTWAERLGPPVTEPLRKGFGSRLIRMGIIGTADVDKSYFPTGLVAVFRAPLGLVREVG from the coding sequence ATGGATCTCGAAGAGCGCCGGCTCGCGGCGCTCGCGAGCTATGACGTTCTGGATACGCCGCGCGAACGCGAATTCGACGAAATCGCACGCCTGGCATCGGATATCTGCGAAACCCCGATTGCCGTGGTCAACCTGATCGGCACGTCGCGCCAGTTCTTCAAGGCCGAGGTCGGCCTCGGCGTCCGGGAGACGCCTTTCGAGAGTTCCTTCTGCGCCCGGGCCATTCTGGAGGACGACTTCCTGCTCGTCCCCGACGCGACCAAGGACAAGCGCTTCGACTGCAACCCACTGGTCACGGGCGAGCCGCATCTGCGCTTCTATGCCGGTGCGCTGCTGAAGACATCCGACGGCCTGCCAATCGGAACTGTCTGCGTTCTCGGCTACGAGCCGAAGACGCTTACCGAACTGCAACAGCGCACCTTGCGGGTGCTCGCCGGCCAGGTCATGGCCCAGCTGGAGCTCCGCAAGATCCTGCGCACGCAGGCGCGCGAGCTCGCAATCGAACGCCGACTGAGCGCCCGCCGCCAGGCCCAGGCTTCCAAGCTCGGCCGGGTCAGCGACGAGGCGCGGCTGGAGGAAGAACGCTACCGGGCGGCGCATGGCGCCGGGCGCGTCGGCGTGTTCGAGATCGATGTGCCGACCGGGCAGATGACGGTCTCCGAAGAATTCTGCCGCATTTTCGGCGTGCCCGTGCGCCGGCACTATCCGGCCTCGACCTTCGAGAACATCGTGCTGCCGGAAGACCGGCGGGCGATTTCCAGCGACGATAGCCGGCGCGAGGGCACTGCCGAGCTGGATGTCGAATATCGCATCCGCCGCGAGAACGATCAGAGCCTTCGCTGGATATCGCGGCGCGCCCGCTTCACCGTTGGCGAGACCGGCGTCGACCGCATGATCGGCATCATTCTCGACATCACCGAGAGCAAGCAGAAGGACGTGCGGACCCAGGCGCTGCTCTCGCTCGGCGACCGGCTTCGCGTTGCCCAATCGACGCAGGAGGCGGTGCGCATCGCCGCCGAGACCCTCGGCGAAGGCCTCGGCGTGAACCGCGCCGGCTATTCGACGATCGACCTGCCCGCCAATGCCTTCGTCATCGAGTTCAACTGGCTCGAGCCCGGGGCAAGCTCAATGGAAGGGCGCCACCCGCTCACCGCGTTCCAGTCCACCATCTCCCGGCTGGAAAACGGCGAGACCCTGGCGGTCCCGAACATTCCGGCGGCGCCCTGGCTGGGCGAGGACGCCCTTTCCTATGAGGCGGAGGGCATCCGGTCCTTCATCAAGGTCCCCATACTCGAAGCGGGCACGCTGATCGGCATTCTGTTCGCGCATGACGATACGCCGCGTTTCTGGACCAATGACGAGATGGCGTTCGCCTGGGGCGTCGCGGACCGCACCTATGCGGCGCTCGGCAAGCTCAGGGCGGAAGCGCAGCAGCGGCTGCTGAATGAGGAGTTGAGCCACCGGCTGAAGAATACGCTGGCCATGGTGCAGGCCATCGCCGGGCAGACGCTGAAGAACGTTACCGAGCAGGTGGCAGTGAAGGCATTCACCAGCCGCCTCCAATCGCTGAGCGCAGCCCATGACGTGCTGCTGCAGCAATCCTGGACCGCCGCCGACATGCGCGAAATCGTGCAGGCGGTGCTTCGTCCGCATGCCGAGCCGGAACGCTTCTCCATCTCGGGTCCCGAGCTCAAGATCGGGCCGAAGGCGGGCCTGTCGATCTCGCTCATCTTGCATGAGCTCGCGACCAACGCGCTCAAATATGGCTCGCTTTCCAACAGCGAGGGCCATGTCGACATCTCCTGGGAAATCCAGGGCGAGGCAGGCGACAGCCGGCTTGTCTTCACCTGGGCCGAAAGGCTTGGCCCGCCCGTCACCGAGCCGTTGCGCAAGGGTTTTGGTTCCCGGTTGATCCGCATGGGAATTATCGGAACCGCCGACGTGGATAAAAGTTACTTTCCCACGGGTCTCGTAGCAGTCTTCCGTGCCCCGCTGGGGTTGGTCCGGGAAGTCGGATAG
- a CDS encoding PPC domain-containing DNA-binding protein — MQSKLIHEADGQKTYAVILSAGDEVMACLQAFAVEAGLSAASLKAIGAFERAELAFLDWQTKEYSTIPVKEQVEVASLIGDVALGPDGKPALHLHAVLGRADGSALAGHLKSGVVRPTLEIILTESPAHLRKREDPESGLTLISLAASSG, encoded by the coding sequence TTGCAAAGCAAACTGATCCATGAGGCGGACGGCCAGAAAACCTACGCCGTGATCCTTTCGGCGGGCGACGAGGTGATGGCCTGCCTCCAGGCCTTCGCCGTGGAAGCCGGTCTTTCCGCCGCCAGTCTGAAGGCAATCGGCGCGTTCGAACGCGCGGAACTCGCTTTTCTCGACTGGCAGACCAAGGAATATTCGACCATCCCCGTGAAGGAGCAGGTCGAGGTTGCCTCGCTGATCGGCGACGTCGCGCTTGGGCCGGATGGAAAGCCCGCCCTGCATCTGCATGCGGTGCTGGGACGCGCCGACGGATCCGCCCTCGCGGGGCATCTGAAGAGCGGCGTCGTGCGCCCGACTCTCGAGATCATCCTGACGGAATCGCCCGCCCATCTGCGCAAGCGCGAGGATCCGGAAAGCGGGCTAACCCTGATTTCGCTGGCCGCCAGCAGCGGGTAG
- a CDS encoding aldehyde dehydrogenase family protein, with product MSHNLQFYIDGAWVDPVVPKVIDVIDPSNEDAFAQISLGSKADVDKAVAAAKRAFATFGFTKPAERLELLRSILAVYNKRADDLADAISREMGAPRPFALDSQVGIGRAHLEKIIEVLGDFQFQHPKGTSLVVKEPIGVVGLITPWNWPLNQITCKVGPALAAGCTMILKPSEIAPLDAIIFAEILDEAGVPPGVFNLVNGDGPTVGEALSSHPDIDMMSFTGSTRAGILVAKAAADTVKRVAQELGGKSANILFPDVDFSVAVPKGVANCFGNSGQSCNAPTRMFVPRERQDEVIGYAREAAEKFVVGPADAPNTKLGPVVSQVQYDKIQNLIESGIAEGATLVTGGPGRPADLNRGYYIRPTIFADVTPDMRIAKEEIFGPVLSILPYDSVEEAIEEANNTVYGLAAYIQSADLQTARDAAAKMRAGAVHINYPAWDSGIPFGGYKQSGNGREYAEYGLEDFLETKGILGYEAA from the coding sequence ATGTCGCATAATCTGCAGTTCTATATTGACGGCGCCTGGGTCGACCCCGTCGTCCCCAAGGTCATCGACGTGATCGATCCCTCCAACGAGGACGCCTTCGCGCAGATCTCGCTGGGCTCGAAGGCCGATGTCGACAAGGCCGTGGCCGCCGCCAAGCGCGCCTTCGCCACCTTCGGCTTCACCAAGCCGGCCGAGCGGCTCGAATTGCTGCGCAGCATCCTCGCCGTCTACAACAAGCGCGCCGACGACCTCGCCGATGCGATTTCGCGCGAGATGGGCGCGCCGCGTCCCTTCGCGCTCGACAGCCAGGTCGGCATCGGCCGCGCGCATCTCGAAAAGATCATCGAGGTTCTCGGGGACTTCCAGTTCCAGCATCCCAAGGGCACCTCGCTGGTGGTCAAGGAGCCGATCGGCGTCGTCGGCCTGATCACGCCCTGGAACTGGCCGCTCAACCAGATCACCTGCAAGGTCGGCCCGGCGCTGGCCGCCGGCTGCACCATGATCCTGAAGCCGAGCGAGATCGCACCGCTCGACGCCATCATCTTCGCGGAGATCCTCGACGAGGCCGGCGTTCCGCCGGGCGTGTTCAACCTGGTCAATGGCGACGGCCCGACCGTCGGCGAGGCGCTTTCCAGCCATCCCGACATCGACATGATGTCATTCACCGGCTCGACGCGCGCCGGCATCCTGGTGGCCAAGGCCGCAGCCGACACGGTGAAACGCGTGGCGCAGGAGCTTGGCGGCAAGTCGGCCAACATCCTGTTCCCGGACGTCGATTTCTCCGTCGCCGTGCCGAAGGGCGTCGCCAATTGCTTCGGCAATAGCGGCCAGTCCTGCAACGCGCCGACGCGAATGTTCGTGCCGCGCGAGCGCCAGGACGAGGTGATCGGCTACGCTCGGGAAGCGGCGGAAAAGTTCGTCGTCGGCCCGGCCGATGCGCCGAACACCAAGCTCGGCCCGGTGGTCAGCCAGGTGCAGTACGACAAGATCCAGAACCTGATCGAAAGCGGCATCGCCGAAGGCGCGACGCTGGTGACCGGCGGTCCCGGCCGTCCGGCCGATCTCAATCGCGGCTATTATATCCGCCCGACCATCTTTGCCGACGTGACGCCGGACATGCGCATCGCCAAGGAAGAGATCTTCGGGCCGGTGCTGTCGATCCTGCCCTATGACAGCGTCGAGGAAGCAATCGAGGAGGCCAACAACACGGTCTACGGCCTCGCCGCCTATATCCAGTCGGCCGATCTGCAGACGGCCCGTGACGCCGCCGCGAAGATGCGGGCCGGCGCCGTCCACATCAACTATCCGGCCTGGGATTCGGGCATTCCGTTCGGCGGCTACAAGCAGTCCGGCAATGGCCGCGAATATGCCGAATACGGCCTCGAGGACTTCTTGGAGACCAAGGGCATCCTCGGCTACGAGGCGGCTTAA
- a CDS encoding K(+)-transporting ATPase subunit F has product MLVDYILGGAVTVFLLVYLTYALVRPERF; this is encoded by the coding sequence ATGCTTGTCGATTACATTCTGGGCGGCGCCGTGACGGTGTTCCTGCTCGTCTATCTCACCTACGCGCTGGTGCGCCCGGAACGGTTCTGA
- the kdpA gene encoding potassium-transporting ATPase subunit KdpA, which translates to MTVNGWLQILLFCGIILALVKPLGGYMTRVFNGERTILSFVFGPLERGLFRLAGTSDREEQHWTTYTGAFLLFNLAGLLLLYAMQRLQGGLPYNPAGMGAVPPELAFNTAASFVSNTNWQNYAGESTMSYFVQMAGLNVQNFVSAASGIAIAVALIRAFSRKSAKTLGNFWADIVRATLYILLPICVIGTLVLVWQGVPQNLNAYTVATTLEGAQQTIAQGPVASQMMIKHLGTNGGGFFNANAAHPFENPTALVNLIHMVMIFAIGAALTNVFGRMVGSEKQGWAILAAMGVLFLAGVVVCYWAEASGNPLVHALGIEGGNMEGKEARFGIVLSALFAVVTTAASCGAVNAMHDSFMALGGMIPMINMMLGEIIVGGVGAGFYGILLFIVIAIFVAGLMVGRTPEYLGKKIEAKEVKMAMLAVLCLPLTMLGFTAIAIVLPTGLGSIANPGPHGFSEVLYAYTSAAANNGSAFGGLSGNTPWYNVTLGMAMLMGRFLVIIPAMAIAGSLVTKKVAPASAGTFPTHGPLFVGLLVGVILIVGGLTFFPALALGPIVEHLAMIQAPGL; encoded by the coding sequence ATGACCGTCAACGGTTGGTTACAGATCCTGCTCTTCTGCGGGATCATCCTCGCGCTCGTGAAGCCGCTCGGCGGTTACATGACCCGCGTCTTCAACGGCGAGCGCACAATCCTCTCCTTTGTCTTCGGGCCGCTCGAGCGCGGGCTCTTCCGGCTTGCCGGCACCAGCGACCGCGAGGAGCAGCACTGGACGACCTACACCGGTGCATTCTTGCTGTTCAACTTAGCCGGCTTGCTTTTGCTCTATGCGATGCAAAGGCTGCAGGGTGGGCTGCCCTACAATCCAGCCGGCATGGGCGCCGTGCCGCCGGAACTCGCCTTCAACACCGCCGCGAGCTTCGTCTCCAACACCAACTGGCAGAACTATGCCGGCGAAAGCACGATGTCCTATTTCGTGCAGATGGCGGGGCTGAACGTCCAGAACTTCGTCTCGGCCGCCTCGGGCATCGCCATCGCCGTCGCGCTGATCCGCGCCTTCTCGCGCAAGTCGGCGAAAACGCTCGGCAATTTCTGGGCCGATATCGTCCGGGCCACGCTCTACATCCTGCTGCCGATCTGCGTCATCGGCACGCTGGTGCTGGTCTGGCAGGGCGTGCCGCAGAACCTCAACGCCTATACCGTCGCGACCACGCTGGAAGGCGCGCAGCAGACCATCGCGCAGGGGCCGGTCGCCTCGCAGATGATGATCAAGCATCTCGGCACCAATGGCGGCGGCTTCTTCAACGCCAATGCCGCGCATCCCTTCGAGAACCCGACCGCGCTCGTCAACCTGATCCACATGGTGATGATCTTCGCCATCGGCGCGGCGCTGACCAACGTGTTCGGCCGCATGGTCGGCAGCGAGAAGCAGGGCTGGGCGATCCTGGCCGCCATGGGCGTGCTGTTCCTGGCCGGTGTCGTCGTCTGCTACTGGGCGGAAGCGTCGGGCAACCCGCTGGTCCATGCGCTCGGCATCGAGGGCGGCAACATGGAGGGCAAGGAGGCCCGCTTCGGCATCGTGCTCTCTGCCCTGTTCGCCGTGGTGACGACGGCCGCTTCCTGCGGCGCGGTCAACGCCATGCATGACAGCTTCATGGCGCTGGGCGGCATGATCCCGATGATCAACATGATGCTGGGCGAGATCATCGTTGGCGGCGTCGGCGCCGGCTTCTACGGCATCCTGCTGTTCATCGTCATCGCCATCTTCGTCGCCGGCCTGATGGTCGGCCGCACGCCGGAATATCTCGGCAAGAAGATCGAGGCCAAGGAGGTCAAGATGGCGATGCTCGCCGTGCTTTGCCTGCCCTTGACCATGCTCGGCTTCACGGCGATCGCGATCGTCCTGCCGACGGGCCTGGGCTCGATCGCCAATCCCGGCCCGCATGGCTTCTCCGAGGTTCTCTATGCCTATACCTCGGCAGCCGCCAATAACGGCTCGGCCTTTGGCGGCCTGTCGGGCAACACGCCCTGGTACAACGTCACCCTCGGCATGGCGATGCTCATGGGTCGCTTCCTGGTCATCATCCCGGCCATGGCGATCGCCGGTTCGCTCGTGACCAAGAAGGTCGCCCCCGCTTCGGCTGGCACCTTCCCGACGCATGGGCCGCTCTTCGTCGGCCTGCTGGTCGGCGTCATCCTGATCGTCGGCGGCCTGACCTTCTTCCCGGCGCTGGCGCTCGGCCCGATCGTCGAACACCTCGCCATGATCCAGGCGCCGGGGCTGTGA